The DNA sequence CCACAGGGTCGGGCGGTAGCCAGACATCAGGAATGCTGCCCCACCCTGCGCTGACGCCCCCACAACACCAGCGAGCCGACCATGCCACTTTTCGACTTTCTCTGTACCGCCTGCGACACCCATTTTGAAAAACTGGTCCGCGCCGACGACACGCCAGCCTGCCCGAGCTGCGGCAGCCATGCGGTGCTGCGGCAGGTATCGGCGCCGCAGGCACCGGGCAAGAGCGCCGGCATCCTGCAGCGCGCCCGCGCGCAAGCCGCCCGCGAGGGACACTTCAGCAATTACCGTCCATCGGAACTGCGCAACAAACTGAAGTGAGCCATCACACCGGCAGCCCCAGTTGGGCACACAACAGGGCGGAGAAGTCCGCCGTTGCCATAGGCAGCACCTCGATGCCATGTTCCTCGACGAAGCGCTGTTCATTGCGCGATGGCGTCTCCGCCAGCACCGCCCAATGCCGCGCCGACGAGCGCTTGGTGATCTGGTGCGCAAAACTGCGCTGCAACTGATCGTTGAAGCGGCAGCCGATGAACAGGAAATGACGGCCGTGCCGCAGTGCCTGCACGTGCGCCGGAATCGGCGTCTGGATGTCGATCTCGGTGAGCACTTCGACGAAATCGGAGTCCGACACGAGATAGTTGGCCGCTGGCGCATGCGCGCCGATGGGCTGATACAGCAAGATGTTCCAACTCGGCGCGATGCTCTCCTGAACCGCCTGGCCGGTGCCATCGTAATACTGATACCAGTTACCGAAGTGCTCGGACTGCGACAACCCCTGCACCTGTCCCCAGTCATCCCGCCCGCTGGCCAGCATGGCGCTGCGCATGGCATCGTCATACCAGAGCGCGACGATCATCGGGATCTCCGGTATGCCGGCCAGCACCTGCTGTAGCGGCAACGGCGGCAGAGCGGCAGAGAACGCCCCCTGCATCAGTTGCACCAGGCTCTTGCGATGCTTGAAGTTCTCAATGAATTGCGCGGTGGCCGTAAGCCGGTTGCGGATCTTGTGCGGCACCGTGACCTGAGCGGACAGCAGCGCCGCCAGTTTTTCCTGTGAATCCGGCAGCGGGCAATCCGGCACCTGCGTCAGCAAGCCCGGCCCCAGGTAAGGAATGAGCTCTCCCTTGGCGAGTGCATCGAACAGGTCTTGACAGGTGTCCTCAATGGTAGGCATGGCGATTGCTCCTCGGCGCAGGTGTTAAGGCAGGTTCAGCGCCCGGAGGCGAAATTGAGCAATTCGAGGGTGACGTCTTCCTCGCCCACGATCACCTGGCAGGCCAGGCGCGATTTGGAACCGACGCCCACGATGCTGTCGAGCTTGGCGTTTTCAGCCGGGGTGGTACGCGAGATGCTCTTGCGGCCTTCCAGCACGAAGATGTGGCAGGCGCCGCACTCGGCCTTGCCCTGGCACTTGTTGGCAATGGCTTCGCCAGCCTTCATCACGGCGGCCAGTAGCGTGGTGCCGATGCTCACCTCGATGGTCTTGCCGGAGGGTTGGATGGTAACGACGGGCATGGTAAGGACTCCTTTGTGGTGGATGAGGTCAATAAAAATGCGAAACGGCATGCGCTCCGCTCAGTAGATCGCCGCCCCCGCGCCGACATTGCTGGAGGCATCCTTGGCCGCCTGCACGATGAAGTGCACTTCGTCGGTATTGAGGTGCCCGTGCAAGGGCAAGGCAATGCAGCGGTCGGCGATCTTCTCGGTCAGCAACAGATCTCCGCGCTTGCAGCCAAAACGGCTGTAGTAGAACTGCTGGTGCAGCGGCTGGCACCAGGCGGCGGCTTCGACTTCCTGGCTGGCCAGGTCTTCGATGATCTGATTGCGCATGGTGCGGGTAAAGCGTGTGCCGAGGTGAACCAGGTACAACATCCAGTACACCTCCTCGACGTCGGGGCCGATATAGGGTGGCTTGATGCCCTCGAAGAATTGCACGTGCTCCAGGTAGTAGGCCTCGACCTGCTTGCGCCGCATCAGGATTTCATCGAGCCGCTCCAGCTGGGCAATGCCGATGGCTGCGCTCAGATCGCTCATCGAGGCCTGCATCGGCACGCGGCTGGCCACAGCAATGGACTGGCGATCGGCCAGGTTGCGGTTGCGCATGTAATGCAATTCACTGGCCAGCTCTGGATCATCGGTCACCAGCATGGCACCTTCGCCGCAGCACAGGGCCGAGGGCTGCGAAAAATCGAAGATGGCAATGTCACCGAAGTTGCCCACCACGCGGCCCTGGTAACGAGAACCGATGGCTTCGGTGGAATCCTCGATCAGGCGCAGGCCATGCGCCTGTGCCAGCTGGCGGAACTCGGCCCAGGCGGCCGGATGGCCGTTGCAATTTCCCACCACGATGGCACGCGTGCGCTGGCTGATCTTGTCGGCCACCTTGTGCGGCGCCAGATTGCCGCTCCAGTAGTCGATGTCGGCAAACACCGGGGTGGCACCGACCAGCGTAATGGCGTGGACGATCTGATGCCAGGAGTACGCGGAGGCAATCACCTCATCGCCGGCGCGAATGCCCATGGCACGCAAGGCCAGCATCAGCGCCACCGTACCACTGGCGGCGGTCACGCCATAGGTACGGCCGAGATAGGAGGCGAATTCGTTTTCGAAGGATTCGACCACGGGGCCGGCGGACAGGCCCGACGACACCAGCACCCGTGTGACGGCTTCCAGCTCGCGGGTGCTGACGTCGGGGTCCGACAATTTGATCCATTCCTGTTCCATGTGATGCACTCCTCCGGGTATTGGCTCAACTCAGGACAAACGGGCGATCACCACGCCACTGGCCTCATCCGGGCCATCGACCACACGCCAGCAATGGGCATCGGTATCAACCAGAAACAAGGCATAGCTGTGCCCGCGCCAGTAAGGCGATTCGCCACGCATGTCTTCCTGGTCGCAACGGCTGCACACCAGGCCCGGCAAGGCGCTGCGCAGGGCCGCCAGGGCGTTGACCTGGGTGGCATCCTGCAGCACGTCCTGGACGGTGGCCAATTGCTGGGGCGACAGGCTCATTGCATCAACTCCTTATTCGCCCAGACGGCGTGCATCAATGGTCACCGGCAATACGGTGGCCGCATCCATCACCGGCAACACCAACTGCCAGCCATTGGCCAGAGTGACGTGGCCGCCCCACATGTCGGGCTTTTCCATCGCCACGATGGGTTCTTCCAGGTCTTTCTTGGGCACATAGGCCGACAGCAAGCCTGCCGAGTTCTTGCGGATCATTACTTTCACGTTGGGCTCCTGATGGGTTGGTCCGGTAAGACTGCCTAGGCCGCTCTTGCCTGCAAGGGCTGGACGATCTGCAACAAGGCCGCCAGCACCGCATCGATCTCGTCCTCGCGGGTATCGCGGGAGAGCGAAAAACGTATCGTCGCCGCGGCCTGCTCGCTGGACATGCCCATGGCCATCAACACGTGGGAAGGCATGTCGCCGCTGGCCGTGCAGGCCGAGCCGCTGGAGGCGCAGATGCCCAGGCGATCCAGACGGTCCAGCACCCGCTCGGCATGGACCTGGCCGAAACGTACGCTGACTGTATTGGGCAGACGCGCTGCGCCCGCGCCATTGATCTGTACCTGTGGCAGGCATGCCAGGCCACGCTCGAAGCGCTGGCGCAATGCGCTCACCGCCAGCATCCGTGGCAACGCGGCACGCGCCTGATCCGCTGCCACGCCCAGCCCGACGATGCCCGCCACGTCCTCGGTACCGCCGCGCCGGCCGCGTTCCTGATGGCCGAACAGCAAGGGCGGCAACTTGATCCCCTTGCGCACGTACAGGGCGCCGATTCCCTTGGGTCCATGCAGCTTGTGCGCCGACAAGGACAGCAGATCCACGCCCATGGCCGTCACATCGCATGGAACACGGCCCATTGCCTGCACTGCGTCGGTATGGAACAGCACACCGCGCTGGCGCGCCAGTTCGGCCGCCTGAGCTATCGGAAACACCACGCCGGTTTCATTGTTGGCCCACATCAGACTGACCAGGGCGGTATCCGGCGTGATGGCTGCCGCTAGTTCATCGAGTTGCAGCTGTCCATGCTCATCCACGGCGATCCAGCTGATGCGCACGCCCTGCGTCTGCAGATGCCGTAGCAGCAACAAGGTGGAAGGATGTTCGACCAGGCTGCTCACGATATGGCGCCGCTGCGGCTGCAGAGCCAACGCACCCAGGATGGCCATGTGATTGGCTTCGGTGGCGCCACTGGTGAACACCAGTTCGGCCGCCGACGCAGCGAGCAAGGCTGCTACCTCCGCGCGGGCACTGTTCATGCGCTGGCGTGCAGCGTCGCCGACCCGGTGCTTGCTTGAGGGATTGCCCCAGGCTTCATCCTGGCAGGCCTGCATGGCCGCCAGCACTTCCGGTGTGGGCCGGGTGGTGGCGTTGTTGTCGAGATAGATGGTGGTATCCATGGGCGCCACCCTCATTGCCAGAACAACCTTGCGGTGTCCCGGTTGATGCAATCCATCAAGACCTGCAGGCTGCGTTCGAGCATGAAGAATTCCCAGCCGCCTTCCGTGTGATCCTTGCGGAAGAGCTTCCATACCCCCATCCCGGCGTCATATTCCAGCAACGCGATATCGACCATGCCGCCCTCGGCATCGATATTGCGCGAACAACAGGGACTCTGGATCAGGTAGCCGCTTGCCGTCATCTCCACGCGCGGCACGACATACAGGTAGCGTGCGCGCTTCTGCAACATGCGTTCGATACGCCGCAGATCCAGTTCATTGGGCTGCCAACTGCGGATGCCACCTGCGGTGGACATGCCATTGGCCTGGGCGATGATCTGGTTCATGCCGGCTCCAGCAAAACGATTTCTTCTTCCAGACAACCCACTACACGGTTGCCGGGAAACTCCACCAGATACACCGGGATGGTGGACTCTTCATGCATGCCCACCTGCACTACTTCGCCCGGGGTTCCCTGCGCCACCAGCAAGGCCTCGGCCTCGCAGTCCGGGTAGGAGCCATCGTTGAACAGGTCGATGCTGGCTTGCACCCGCTGTCCCCAGGCATATCTGGCCACGCGTGGTTCGATCATGTTGCCGCTCCTTGGATTCAGGCTGCCCGCCCGGACGTGACGGGCTGGTCGAGCGATTGCAGCTCGCGCCCTTTCATGCCGACCCGGTAACCGTGTTCGACGAATTCGATGCCGTAGATGTAGAACTGCTGCAAGAAGGTGCCGATACTGGTCACATAGCCGATGTCGCCCTTCTTGACCAGGATGTCGCCGATCTCCCGGCCCGCGAAGGTGCCGTCGTTGCGGATGGTCTTGGTACTCCTGACCTTCTCGCCATAGCTGAATTGCGGCGGCCCGTCCAGTTCGACCCGGCCATCATCACGGTTGATCTTCATGGTCCCAGCTCCTGTTGCTATGTCATCGTGGTTCCGGCCAATCCGCTGCGCTGGCGTGCCAGGGTGCGCACGGCCTCGTCTTCATCGTCCGCCAGCAAGCCCAGATGCGTTGCATCGATACGTTCTGCCACGCTGTAGCGCACGCGCCAATCCGGGTCATGGCACAAGGCCACCAGCTGCGCCGGAGCCAGGCGCTGCGCCACCACCGTGCGCACCGCGGCGTCTTCATCTTTGGCCATCGCGTTGAGCAGCGCCGATCCCACCCTTGCTGCCACTACCCGGCGCACCTCGCGATCTTCATCGTGCAACATGCGTACCAGCCATTGCGGCTCGATACGCTGCGCCACGATCAGACGTACGCCATAATCACCATCGCCCATCATCTGGTGCAGCTGCTCGACATGCAGCCTCCGCGCCACCTGGATACGGACCTCGCGATCTGGATCCTGCCGCAACATCAGCAACTGACGCTGCTGCAGGCGCTGCGCCACACTCCAGCGCACCGTGGCATCCGGGTCATCGATCATGCGTGGCAAATAAAACACTTCCACGTGCTTGGCCGCCACCGCCCTCACCTCGAAATAGGGATGGCTCAGGAATTCCTTGGCCAGCGCCGGATTCCACGTAAAGAAACGGTCGATGCGCCGTGCATAACGGTCATGCACACAGGCCTTGGCCAGTTCACACCGCGTGGCGGGGCGGCCCATCTGCGCGCAATCGGCACACGACAATGCCTGACCCTGCCAATCGGTCGCCGCGAAGGGCTCCGTATCCAATTGCTCAAGCCTTGCGCCGGATGCTGGAGATCGACACTGCAGCCGTGGCCGGCGGCGTAGAGCCATGCGTCCCGCAACTCGCAGCCGGCGCATTCGGATTGCGGAAGGTCAGCCCGGATTCACTCAGGGTGTCGGCAAAATCGATGGTCACGCCCTCCAGCAGCAGCCGGCTTTCGGCAGGCAGGAAGACTGCCAGGCCGTTGCAATCGAAGCTGACGTCGCCCGGCGTGGGCTGCGCCTGGACCGAGAACTCCGAACTCAGCCCGGAACAACCGCCTTCGCTCACCTTGAGCCGAAAGCCGGATTGGACCGAACCGCCATTGAAGCGCACCATGCGGCGCATGAATTTTTCGGCAGCGGGCGTGATGGTGATGTTCATCGTTCCTCCTTACGCTTGGTAACGCGGCTGGGCATTGTCGATGACGCAGGTGCCATCGACCGGGCACACAGCCACGCATTGCGGTTCATCGAAATGTCCCATGCATTCTGTACATTTCTTGGGATCGATCACGAAGATCCCGTTCTTTTCGCGAATCGCCACGTTCGGGCATTCGGGCTCGCAGGCGGAACACCCTGTGCATTGCGAGGCAACGATCTTGTAGGCCATGCTTTTTCTCCTTGCGTGAAACTGATTGGCTGCTTACGCTGCGGCGGACGTCGACTGCACGGAGGTATAAGCCCCCTGACGGATATCGGCGTCGCCCCGAGGCCGATGCTCGATCTGTCCGCTGCGCACGCGTTCCAGGTAATCCATGAAGTAGGCGATGACGGATTGCTCGATGAATTCATGGGCATACCGGTCCACCGGCTCGATGCCCACCTTCTGCAGATCATCCTTGGGACAGCCGCCGATCTTGGCCACCAGCACCGCATGGCAGTCGTTGATGGCGCGGATGACGGTCTCCAGTGCATCCTCCTCGCCATAGCCGCCCTGGCAGTACTGGTCCACGCGCCGGTGTCCGACGAACTTGCTGCCGGCGCTGCTGACTTCATAGATCTGGAATTCGCTGACGTGTCCGAAGTGCTCGTTGACGCGTCCCTGCCCCTTGGTCGCCACCGCCACCAGCAAGGACAGGCCGCTCTGGTCTGCCATCTGTGCCAGCTCCTGCTGCTCGGCGGCCTTGGCAGCCGACTTGGCCTGGCGCTCCTGTTCCACCAGCTCCTGGTAGGCCTTGCGGGTGGCACCGTCATAGGCCACTTCCATGGCCTCGATCTTCTCGGTGGTGAATTCGGCGCTGCGATCCTCACCCAGCAGCCCCACCGCATCGGCGCGGCACTGGCGGCAGTGGCGCATCATGTTCATCTCGCCTTCACAGGCATCCTGCAAGGCCTTGAGCTCCTGGGCGCTGGGGCCGCGCTGGCCGTTCAGGCCAAACACGGTGCCATGCTCGGGCGCTGAAATGAGCGGCATGATGTTGTGCAGGAAGGCGCCGCGTGACTTGACCGCGCGATTGACTTCCACCAGATGCTGGTCATTGATGCCCGGGATCATCACCGAGTTGACCTTGCAGAGGATGCCGCGGGCAGTGAGCATCTCCAATCCCAGCATCTGCCGTTCGTGCAGGATGCGGGCCGCGTCGATACCGGTCCAACGCTTGTTCTGGTAATAGATCCAGGGATAGATGTGCTGCCCGATCTCGGGATCGACCATGTTGATGGTGATGGTGACGTGATCGACGTTGAAAGCTGCAATGGTGTCGATATGGTCAGGCAAGGCCAGGCCATTGGTCGACAGGCACAGCTTGATATCGGGCGCGGTCTGCGAGATCAGCTCGAAAGTCTTGAAGGTCTTGGCCGGATTGGCCAGCGGGTCGCCAGGACCGGCAATGCCCAGCACCGTCATCTGGGGAATGGTCGATGCCACCGCAAAGACCTTCTTGGCCGCCTGCTCGGGCGTGAGCTTTTCGCTGACCACGCCCGGACGCGACTCGTTGGCGCAATCGTATTTCCGATTGCAGTAGTTGCACTGGATGTTACAGGCCGGTGCCACCGCCACGTGCATACGCGCATAGTGGTGATGGGCCTCTTCGCTGTAGCACGGATGGTTCTTGACCTTTTCCCAAACCTCGGGTGCCATGTCGGCGGGACCATCGGATGAACCGCAACTGGCCTTGCCGCCTTCACTGCTGGTGCCACAGCCTTTGTGTTCGGCTACTTTGTCCAGCAAGGTGCCTAGCGATTTGATGTCCTGGATACCGACGTATTGTGTGGGCTGCATGGATAGTCCCTTTCAGGAAAGTGATGCCTGGGCCTTCTCCTGATGACATAGCCAAAATCGTGCCAGAAAAAATACTCAATCAATTCAAAGACATA is a window from the Herbaspirillum rubrisubalbicans genome containing:
- a CDS encoding FmdB family zinc ribbon protein, giving the protein MPLFDFLCTACDTHFEKLVRADDTPACPSCGSHAVLRQVSAPQAPGKSAGILQRARAQAAREGHFSNYRPSELRNKLK
- a CDS encoding SIR2 family protein encodes the protein MPTIEDTCQDLFDALAKGELIPYLGPGLLTQVPDCPLPDSQEKLAALLSAQVTVPHKIRNRLTATAQFIENFKHRKSLVQLMQGAFSAALPPLPLQQVLAGIPEIPMIVALWYDDAMRSAMLASGRDDWGQVQGLSQSEHFGNWYQYYDGTGQAVQESIAPSWNILLYQPIGAHAPAANYLVSDSDFVEVLTEIDIQTPIPAHVQALRHGRHFLFIGCRFNDQLQRSFAHQITKRSSARHWAVLAETPSRNEQRFVEEHGIEVLPMATADFSALLCAQLGLPV
- a CDS encoding 2Fe-2S iron-sulfur cluster-binding protein, which translates into the protein MPVVTIQPSGKTIEVSIGTTLLAAVMKAGEAIANKCQGKAECGACHIFVLEGRKSISRTTPAENAKLDSIVGVGSKSRLACQVIVGEEDVTLELLNFASGR
- a CDS encoding DegT/DnrJ/EryC1/StrS family aminotransferase, whose protein sequence is MEQEWIKLSDPDVSTRELEAVTRVLVSSGLSAGPVVESFENEFASYLGRTYGVTAASGTVALMLALRAMGIRAGDEVIASAYSWHQIVHAITLVGATPVFADIDYWSGNLAPHKVADKISQRTRAIVVGNCNGHPAAWAEFRQLAQAHGLRLIEDSTEAIGSRYQGRVVGNFGDIAIFDFSQPSALCCGEGAMLVTDDPELASELHYMRNRNLADRQSIAVASRVPMQASMSDLSAAIGIAQLERLDEILMRRKQVEAYYLEHVQFFEGIKPPYIGPDVEEVYWMLYLVHLGTRFTRTMRNQIIEDLASQEVEAAAWCQPLHQQFYYSRFGCKRGDLLLTEKIADRCIALPLHGHLNTDEVHFIVQAAKDASSNVGAGAAIY
- the nifT gene encoding putative nitrogen fixation protein NifT, which encodes MKVMIRKNSAGLLSAYVPKKDLEEPIVAMEKPDMWGGHVTLANGWQLVLPVMDAATVLPVTIDARRLGE
- a CDS encoding cysteine desulfurase family protein; amino-acid sequence: MDTTIYLDNNATTRPTPEVLAAMQACQDEAWGNPSSKHRVGDAARQRMNSARAEVAALLAASAAELVFTSGATEANHMAILGALALQPQRRHIVSSLVEHPSTLLLLRHLQTQGVRISWIAVDEHGQLQLDELAAAITPDTALVSLMWANNETGVVFPIAQAAELARQRGVLFHTDAVQAMGRVPCDVTAMGVDLLSLSAHKLHGPKGIGALYVRKGIKLPPLLFGHQERGRRGGTEDVAGIVGLGVAADQARAALPRMLAVSALRQRFERGLACLPQVQINGAGAARLPNTVSVRFGQVHAERVLDRLDRLGICASSGSACTASGDMPSHVLMAMGMSSEQAAATIRFSLSRDTREDEIDAVLAALLQIVQPLQARAA
- a CDS encoding nitrogen fixation protein NifZ, yielding MIEPRVARYAWGQRVQASIDLFNDGSYPDCEAEALLVAQGTPGEVVQVGMHEESTIPVYLVEFPGNRVVGCLEEEIVLLEPA
- a CDS encoding nitrogen fixation protein NifZ; the encoded protein is MKINRDDGRVELDGPPQFSYGEKVRSTKTIRNDGTFAGREIGDILVKKGDIGYVTSIGTFLQQFYIYGIEFVEHGYRVGMKGRELQSLDQPVTSGRAA
- a CDS encoding 4Fe4S-binding leucine-rich repeat protein — encoded protein: MDTEPFAATDWQGQALSCADCAQMGRPATRCELAKACVHDRYARRIDRFFTWNPALAKEFLSHPYFEVRAVAAKHVEVFYLPRMIDDPDATVRWSVAQRLQQRQLLMLRQDPDREVRIQVARRLHVEQLHQMMGDGDYGVRLIVAQRIEPQWLVRMLHDEDREVRRVVAARVGSALLNAMAKDEDAAVRTVVAQRLAPAQLVALCHDPDWRVRYSVAERIDATHLGLLADDEDEAVRTLARQRSGLAGTTMT
- a CDS encoding HesB/IscA family protein, with protein sequence MNITITPAAEKFMRRMVRFNGGSVQSGFRLKVSEGGCSGLSSEFSVQAQPTPGDVSFDCNGLAVFLPAESRLLLEGVTIDFADTLSESGLTFRNPNAPAASCGTHGSTPPATAAVSISSIRRKA
- a CDS encoding 4Fe-4S binding protein — protein: MAYKIVASQCTGCSACEPECPNVAIREKNGIFVIDPKKCTECMGHFDEPQCVAVCPVDGTCVIDNAQPRYQA
- the nifB gene encoding nitrogenase cofactor biosynthesis protein NifB, producing MQPTQYVGIQDIKSLGTLLDKVAEHKGCGTSSEGGKASCGSSDGPADMAPEVWEKVKNHPCYSEEAHHHYARMHVAVAPACNIQCNYCNRKYDCANESRPGVVSEKLTPEQAAKKVFAVASTIPQMTVLGIAGPGDPLANPAKTFKTFELISQTAPDIKLCLSTNGLALPDHIDTIAAFNVDHVTITINMVDPEIGQHIYPWIYYQNKRWTGIDAARILHERQMLGLEMLTARGILCKVNSVMIPGINDQHLVEVNRAVKSRGAFLHNIMPLISAPEHGTVFGLNGQRGPSAQELKALQDACEGEMNMMRHCRQCRADAVGLLGEDRSAEFTTEKIEAMEVAYDGATRKAYQELVEQERQAKSAAKAAEQQELAQMADQSGLSLLVAVATKGQGRVNEHFGHVSEFQIYEVSSAGSKFVGHRRVDQYCQGGYGEEDALETVIRAINDCHAVLVAKIGGCPKDDLQKVGIEPVDRYAHEFIEQSVIAYFMDYLERVRSGQIEHRPRGDADIRQGAYTSVQSTSAAA